The DNA sequence GCTTCCAAAGAGCCATATTATCGTCATCTTACCCTAACTCAAGTAATCTGGAGGTGGCTTGGCTTCATGGTGCCATCGCCAAGAATTTGAATGTAGAAATGCAAGCCAAATTCTCAGAGCAGAAAACTACTTTTAAAGGCTACGATAAATATACTTTTGATGACTTAGTACGTAAATTCAGTACAGAAGAGGTGAATATATTTTCAGGAAAATTAGATGCCAATGGAAGAGCGTCGGTAAGTATCAATCCGAAATTACAAGGTCAGGCTCCGGGAATGTTGCGAGCTTCCTTTATTACCAAAGTATACGAAGAAGGCGGGGATTTCAGTATGGATGCAATGGCGACAACCTATTCGCCATACAAAACCTATGTGGGTGTAAAAGCACCGGAAGTAAATCGATATGGAATGCTCGAAACGAGAACCAACAATCGTTTTGATATTGTAACCGTTGATGAAAACGGAAGACCAAAAGCGGTTAGGGATCTGGAAGTAAAAGTTTATAAAGTAGAATGGCGCTGGTGGTGGGATGCTTCGAGCGATAATTTATCCAATTACAATTCTTCAGAAGCAACCACTTCCTACAAAACATTCAAAGTAAGTACAAATGCAAGCGGAAAAGCAAGCATACAATTTGCTTTGGAAGACGAAGAATGGGGACGTTATATGATTCGGGTTTCGGATGAAACGGGTGGACATGCAACAGCCTTAACAGTAAATATCGATTGGCCAATCTGGTCCGGAAAAACCAGAAATACGGATGCTTCAACAGCCAATATGCTTGTTTTTTCGACCGATAAAAAAGAGTATGCAGTAGGAGAAAAAGCGCAGATTTCTTTCCCTTCAAGTGAGGGTGGACGTGCCTTGGTTTCTATCGAAAATGGTTCAAGAGTAGTACAGACACTTTGGGTAAAAACGCAAAAAGGGGAAACGAAAGTAGAGGTGCCAATTACGGCGGCAATGGCTCCCAATGTCTATTTTAATATCACGCTTTTGCAACCTCATGCCTCGACCAAAAACGATTCTCCGATTCGTATGTACGGAATTGTTCCGATTGGGGTTGTTGATAAAAATACCAAATTAGAGCCGACACTTATAATGCCCGATGTTTTAAGACCGGAACAATCCTTTCCTGTAAAAGTCAGCGAGAAATCCGGTAAAGAAATGACCTACACCATTGCTATTGTAGATGAAGGCTTGTTGGATTTAACCCGATTCAAAACCCCAAATGCCTGGGATAGTTTCTATGTACGGGAAGCTTTGGGTGTAAAAACCTGGGACGTATATGACGATGTGATTGGTGCTTACGGCGGAAAAGTAAATCAGATTTTCAGTATTGGTGGGGATCAGGATTTAGGTGGAGGAAAAGCCAAAAAAGCCAATCGTTTTAAACCGGTTGTAATTTATCTGGGACCATTCAAATTAGAGAAAGGACAAACAAAAACACATCAGGTTACATTACCAAAATACATTGGTTCTGTACGAACGATGGTTGTGGCGGGAGATGCAACAACAAGTGCCTACGGAAGTGCAGAGAAAGCAACTCCGGTTCGCAGTCCGCTGATGGTGTTGGCTTCGTTGCCAAGAAAAATTTCTCCGTCAGAAAAAGTAACGATTCCGGTTACGGTTTTTGCGACAGAAAAAAATATTAAAAATGTAAGAGTTCAGATTAAAACCAGCAATGGCTTGCAGGTGATCGGAAGTACCGTTCAAAATGTAGTCTTTGCACAGCCGGATGAAAAAATGGCGTATTTTAATCTGGCAGTAGGCAGTCAGACCGGAATTGCAAAAGTGCAGATTATAGCTACTTCGGGCAGAGAAAAATCATCCTATGAGGTAGAGATCGATATGACAAACCCGAATCCGGTGACCAATACCTATACCGATGTGATTCTGCCTCCGAACAGTTCTAAGACTATCGCCTGGAAAACCTTCGGAGTTTCGGGAAGTAATAAAGCCAAACTGGAGGTTTCTTCGATGCCAACGATTAATTTGAACGGAAGATTGCAATATCTGATTCAGTATCCACACGGTTGTGTAGAGCAAACGACTTCATCTGTTTTTCCACAATTGTTTTTGACTGATGTTGCAGATATTGATGCAACCCGTCAACAGCTTATTCAGAAGAATGTAGCAGCGGGGATTACAAGATTAGGAAGTTTTCAATTGCCAAACGGAGGACTTTCGTACTGGCAAGGAAATACAATTGCAGATGATTGGGGAACTTCTTATGCCGGACATTTTATAATTGAAGCAGAGAAAAAAGGGTATGTTTTACCGATTAACTTTAAATCAAAATGGATTTCCTACCAACAAAAAGAAGCTAAAAAATGGCGTTTTGAACAGCGTTACGGAAATGATATGGCACAAGCGTACCGTTTGTATACCTTAGCCTTAGCCGGTTCTCCTGATTTGTCTTCTATGAACAGGCTGCGTGAAACAACCGGAATTTCAAACGAAAGTAAATTGCGATTGGCTGCGGCTTATGTTTTAGCAGGTCAGAAAAGTGCAGGATTAACGTTGTTATTGCATAGTAAAATTGACGATAATTCAGGTGAGTACAGCTATTACTATTATGGATCAGGTGATCGAAACAGAGCAATGGCACTGGAGACTTTATTGTTGTTAAACCAAAAAGAGAATGCTTTTTTAATGGCAACAAAATTAGCAAAAAGCATGGCAAGCGACCAGTGGATGAGTACACAGACCACGGCCTATTGTTTGTATGCAATGTCTAAATTTTCATTGAATAATGGTCCGAAAGGAATTGATATTCAATTTAGCAAGGATGGAAAAGCGCAGCAAATAAAAACAGCTAAAACAGTTGCTGACAGAAGTTTGGTGGTGAAATCCGGAAGCAATAGTATTACTTTAAAAAACAATAAAAAGAATACGATTTATGTTCGGGTGTTAAATACGGGAATTTTACCAATCGGTCAGGAAAATGCGATTCAAAGTAATCTTTCTGCCGGAATAGTTTTCAAAAACAGAAAAGGCGGTGTAATTAATGTTTCCAGAATTACACAGGGAACGGAGTTTGTAGCTGAGGTAACAATTAAAAACCAGAAAAATGAATATGTGCAGAATGTAGCCTTGTCACAGATTTTGCCATCCGGATTTGAGATTGTAAACACGCGTTTTACAGATTACGGTGAAGCAACAAGTAATACGGCTGATTATATTGACATTCGTGACGACAGAACGAATTTCTATTT is a window from the Flavobacterium cupriresistens genome containing:
- a CDS encoding alpha-2-macroglobulin family protein, with the translated sequence MKAKRLVYVFLVFFILQACGRKSAADFNSDFSLFRAYITSFTGGIVPSQSDIRVVLAFEKKEWKVNEELDDDLFDISPNVHGKVVALSSNTIAFIPEKKLKPGTEYQVTLNLDKLITLPKEEEKELSKFNFTVKTIKQDFTINTLDIQSHSKEYQYLNCVLKTADDIDLETAQKLVEASQKGNKLKIKFDNSVKSGKEFKFIIDSIQRFSEPSELEIAYDGNDFDIDQKGKIDFPITGINEFKVIKVEIPDENNQSVSINFSEPLEKGQDFAGLVAIQNTNNLKFATQGNVLKVYFSNEKAAPKVVHEAVVADTITAAVAVDSASVVIDSAAVAVSEVTVEAEPEVVAEEPESDQNITGELLLEVFQGIESQYGKKMEQSYSQKISFDQIKPNVRFVKNGTILPSSNNLKLNFETANLSAVDVKVYKIYKNNILQFLQNNELNGAQNLKRVSQPVAKTTINLKENTLVNLSKWNTFALDLSKIIKPEPGAIYRVEFSYKKKYSLYKCETTESDTEENEEDEVDEKDVNYSGNSYDDYYYDDYEWRESQDPCTGSYYYNARIATNILASDLGVIAKRGENKSYLFVVNNILTTDPVSNARVDLYNFQQQKIATTATSSEGIASFQIDRFAYFAIVTLGDQSTYVKLDDGNSLSVSNFDVAGETLQKGLKGFIYGERGVWRPGDNLYLSFILNDAANKLPKAHPIKFRLTDPNGKVTYQTVQKSNELNHYAFIVPTDPDAPTGSWEAMVSVGGAKYYKSIKIETIKPNRLKIKNSFQRAILSSSYPNSSNLEVAWLHGAIAKNLNVEMQAKFSEQKTTFKGYDKYTFDDLVRKFSTEEVNIFSGKLDANGRASVSINPKLQGQAPGMLRASFITKVYEEGGDFSMDAMATTYSPYKTYVGVKAPEVNRYGMLETRTNNRFDIVTVDENGRPKAVRDLEVKVYKVEWRWWWDASSDNLSNYNSSEATTSYKTFKVSTNASGKASIQFALEDEEWGRYMIRVSDETGGHATALTVNIDWPIWSGKTRNTDASTANMLVFSTDKKEYAVGEKAQISFPSSEGGRALVSIENGSRVVQTLWVKTQKGETKVEVPITAAMAPNVYFNITLLQPHASTKNDSPIRMYGIVPIGVVDKNTKLEPTLIMPDVLRPEQSFPVKVSEKSGKEMTYTIAIVDEGLLDLTRFKTPNAWDSFYVREALGVKTWDVYDDVIGAYGGKVNQIFSIGGDQDLGGGKAKKANRFKPVVIYLGPFKLEKGQTKTHQVTLPKYIGSVRTMVVAGDATTSAYGSAEKATPVRSPLMVLASLPRKISPSEKVTIPVTVFATEKNIKNVRVQIKTSNGLQVIGSTVQNVVFAQPDEKMAYFNLAVGSQTGIAKVQIIATSGREKSSYEVEIDMTNPNPVTNTYTDVILPPNSSKTIAWKTFGVSGSNKAKLEVSSMPTINLNGRLQYLIQYPHGCVEQTTSSVFPQLFLTDVADIDATRQQLIQKNVAAGITRLGSFQLPNGGLSYWQGNTIADDWGTSYAGHFIIEAEKKGYVLPINFKSKWISYQQKEAKKWRFEQRYGNDMAQAYRLYTLALAGSPDLSSMNRLRETTGISNESKLRLAAAYVLAGQKSAGLTLLLHSKIDDNSGEYSYYYYGSGDRNRAMALETLLLLNQKENAFLMATKLAKSMASDQWMSTQTTAYCLYAMSKFSLNNGPKGIDIQFSKDGKAQQIKTAKTVADRSLVVKSGSNSITLKNNKKNTIYVRVLNTGILPIGQENAIQSNLSAGIVFKNRKGGVINVSRITQGTEFVAEVTIKNQKNEYVQNVALSQILPSGFEIVNTRFTDYGEATSNTADYIDIRDDRTNFYFGLKAGETKTFKILLNASYLGSYYLPGLQCEAMYDHTFLARTKGFWVAVVK